The region AGAGTTGCATACAGAAAAAGATGTCCCTTTATTATTGTATTGCGCTTCCGGGAGACGTTCTCTGATTGCTGCGAAAACGCTTCAAAACATGGGGTACGCCGATGTCACTTCGATGGCTGGCGGGTTTAATGCCTGGGTTGAAGCCGGCTACAAGTTCAAGACCGAAGGGACAATGACCCAGGATCAGATTAAGCGTTACAGCAGGCAAATCCTGCTCCACGAGATTGGTGAAGAAGGTCAGATACGATTATTGCGAGCAAAGGTTTTGCTTGTAGGGGTGGGCGGGCTCGGATGCCCGGCTGGTCTCTATCTCGCCTCGGCAGGTGTAGGAACAATTGGCATTGTCGATTTTGACAGGGTGGATTTGAGCAATATCCACCGCCAGGTACTGCATGCTACTGCCGATATCGGCAGGCCAAAGACAGATTCAGCAAAAGAGGCTATTGAGCGGATCAACCCTGAAGTCAATATTATCACTTATCAGGAACGGTTCACGCCGGATAACGCCCTCGAGATTGTGAATAATTTTGATATTGTTATAGATGGATCCGACAACTTTGAAACAAAATTTCTCCTCAATGACGCTGCCTTCCTTTCAGGCAAACCTTACATCTTCGGAGGAGCTGTCAGATTCGACGGGCAGGCAAGTGTCTTTTATCCAAAAGGCGGCGGCCCTTGTCTGCGGTGTATGATCCCGGAGATACCTCCGGCAGGCACAGCGCCCACCTGAAGCGAGGTAGGGGTCCTGGGGGTTGTCCCCGGACAGATCGGCCTGGTTCAGGCCGCTGAAGCGCTGAAACTCATTTTGAAAAAAGGCAATCCCCTCATGGGACGGTTTTTTGTTTACGACTGCCTTGAGGCAGATTTCAGAACATTCATCGTTGACAGAAATCCCTCATGCCCTCTCTGTGGTGGTAACCCTGTAATCAAGGATCTAACGGGCGATTATAGCGGAGGGTGCAGGCTATAACAGATTATCCCCCTATATCAAGGTGGATAATCTCTACATAGTCTCCTGCATTCAGAATCGTTGATTCATAAAGTTTTGCATGGATGAACCGTCTGTTGATTTCGACAATCATATCAGGTTTCGACGGTTCTTCGAGAATATCAAGCAATTGCGTCACCGTTGTTCCTTCCGGAATTTCTGTTTCAAGACCATTGGCAATAATCTTCAATATATTCCCCATATTTTTATATAATCAAAAGTCTTCCCGGGGTAACCCTTTAATAATCTGCCTGATCAAATTATTGAATCAGAGGCAGTCGCCTTTTCCACGCCTGTAAAAACTCCCTCAAAAAGTGGTGTTGACAGGTAACGCTCTCCGCTATCCGGCAATAAAACAACGATTGTTTTTCCTGCGCTTTCCGGCTCCTTTGCGATTCGTACTGCCACGGCTGCTGCGGCGCCACAGGAAATTCCTGAGAGAATACCTTCTTCCTTTGCAAGCCGGCGCGCCATCTCTATTGCCTCATCATTCGTCACAGTTTCGATACGGTCAACAAGACTCAAGTCAAGAACCTTAGGTACAAAACCAGCCCCGATACCCTGGATTTTATGAGGACCCGGCTTTAATTCCTCACCATTACGTGCCTGTGTGAGGATTGGCGAGTGAACCGGCTCTACGGCAACAGATACGATGTTTTTTCCTTTTGTTTTCTTAAAATAACGGCTCACACCGGTTATCGTGCCGCCGGTGCCGACCCCTGATACAAAAAAGTCCATGTTCCCGTCGGTGTCGTTCCAGATTTCAACGGCTGTCGTGGCCTCATGGATAGCTGGATTTGCCGGATTCTCGAACTGCTGAGGCAAAAAGTAGCGTGAAGGATCACTTTCTGCAATCTCTGTCGCCTTATCGACAGCCCCCTTCATCCCCTTTGACGCCTCGGTAAGGATAATATTTGCCCCGAGTGCCTTCAATACCTTCCTCCGTTCGATACTCATCGTTTCAGGCATCGTAAGTGTCAGTTTGTACCCTCTCGCAGCGGCAACAAAGGCAAGAGCTATGCCTGTATTCCCTGACGTGGGCTCAATAATCTCCATGCCGGGTTTCAGCTTTCCTGTTTTTTCAGCATCCCATATCATCGCCGCACCAATCCTGCATTTCACCGAGTACGCAGGGTTCCGTCCTTCTATTTTTGCCAAGACCGTTGCCTTGGCACCATCTGTTACATGGTTCAGTTTAACCAATGGCGTTTTCCCGATTGAATACGAGTTGTCTTCAAAATAATGTGCCATTTCAACCTCCGGTATAATAACATTCGTTACTGTTCATTTTAATTACTACCAATTTAGTATGTTTACTATACTTTTAGCAGACTATTCTGTCAAGTTATTTTCAAACAAATATACAATGCCTGGATAACTAATAAAAGTGCTTTTTACGAGACCATCAAATGTAGTAATATTAATACTGGGCAAATACAATGATCAGAAGACTTGTCATAGAAGATGCGGAACGGTGTGTAGGATGCCAGTCATGCATGTTTGCCTGCACAAGAAGGGAAGGCAATGCATCGCTCGAGGACCAGAGAATCCATGTAAAATCCCTCGGAGGGGTGGCAAGGGGGTTCACTGTCATCGTATGCCGTGCCTGTAAAGACCCATCCTGCATGTATGTGTGTCCTGTCGATGCACTTCAGAAAAGGGAGGTTGGCGGAGTAAGGCTCAGTTCGGAGAAATGCATAGGCTGCGGCAGGTGTGTTGATGCCTGTCCTTTTTCAGCCATAACAATGGATTCTGAAACAAATAAGCCACTCGTCTGCCTGTACTGCGGCTATTGCATGGATTACTGTGCATACGGTGTGCTCGGCGTAGAGAAAGTGTGAATAATGGATACTTTTATCAACAATGTTCTCATTATTGACCTGAGCAAACATGCCTATCACATTGAAAAAAGGGAAGCATATTTCAACGAATATCTCGGTGGCACAGGCGCCGGTATTCAGCTTCTGAAAGAATTCCTTGACCCGAAGGCTGACCCTCTGAGTCCTGAAAATGTAATCGTTTTTTCCGTGGGCACACTTACAGGTAAATTCCCTATGGTTTCAAAGACTGTAGCGCTTTTTAAATCTCCTCATAACGGCTACCTTGGTGAAAGCCACGCCGGTGGAAGAAGCGCCATTTCCATATGGCAGGCCGGTTACGGGGCAATCGTCATCAAGGGGGCGAGCCAGATACCTGTTTACGTGGTAATCGATGGTAAAGCTGTCCATTTCCGTGATGCACGGGCGCTCTGGGGTGTGAACGATATGGCAGTTGCAGGCCGTATCATGCGTGAACGCGACGGTAAGAGCGGTTTACGGACT is a window of Pseudomonadota bacterium DNA encoding:
- a CDS encoding ThiF family adenylyltransferase, which gives rise to MNDVREVSVQDAYRVIQDKNRDIRLIDIREKEELATGYIDGAAFVPNSILKVKPEELHTEKDVPLLLYCASGRRSLIAAKTLQNMGYADVTSMAGGFNAWVEAGYKFKTEGTMTQDQIKRYSRQILLHEIGEEGQIRLLRAKVLLVGVGGLGCPAGLYLASAGVGTIGIVDFDRVDLSNIHRQVLHATADIGRPKTDSAKEAIERINPEVNIITYQERFTPDNALEIVNNFDIVIDGSDNFETKFLLNDAAFLSGKPYIFGGAVRFDGQASVFYPKGGGPCLRCMIPEIPPAGTAPT
- the thiS gene encoding sulfur carrier protein ThiS; its protein translation is MKIIANGLETEIPEGTTVTQLLDILEEPSKPDMIVEINRRFIHAKLYESTILNAGDYVEIIHLDIGG
- the cysK gene encoding cysteine synthase A; the encoded protein is MAHYFEDNSYSIGKTPLVKLNHVTDGAKATVLAKIEGRNPAYSVKCRIGAAMIWDAEKTGKLKPGMEIIEPTSGNTGIALAFVAAARGYKLTLTMPETMSIERRKVLKALGANIILTEASKGMKGAVDKATEIAESDPSRYFLPQQFENPANPAIHEATTAVEIWNDTDGNMDFFVSGVGTGGTITGVSRYFKKTKGKNIVSVAVEPVHSPILTQARNGEELKPGPHKIQGIGAGFVPKVLDLSLVDRIETVTNDEAIEMARRLAKEEGILSGISCGAAAAVAVRIAKEPESAGKTIVVLLPDSGERYLSTPLFEGVFTGVEKATASDSII
- a CDS encoding 4Fe-4S binding protein, whose product is MIRRLVIEDAERCVGCQSCMFACTRREGNASLEDQRIHVKSLGGVARGFTVIVCRACKDPSCMYVCPVDALQKREVGGVRLSSEKCIGCGRCVDACPFSAITMDSETNKPLVCLYCGYCMDYCAYGVLGVEKV